A part of Aspergillus oryzae RIB40 DNA, chromosome 7 genomic DNA contains:
- a CDS encoding exosome non-catalytic core subunit RRP45 (exosomal 3'-5' exoribonuclease complex, subunit Rrp45): MNKEAPLSIAERDFILNALREDVRLDGRQADQFRPLNVSFGEEYGHVKVQLGKTSLIVRISSEVTKPHDDRPFDGIFTIALELTAMGSPAWENGRQGDLETYVSNVLDRVIRHSNALDTESLCVLKGVSCWNVRADVHITNYDGNLIDAACIGVMAGLQHFRRPDAVVKDGQVIVYGVDERVPVALNITHKPLSVTFHTFDEGKRVIVDATRKEEQASEADVVMGLNNAGDVCYLSKFSGSPVSAMVFVNKSSVALEKVKEINGIIDKALQADLAKRAKGGLIEESRATNDR; encoded by the exons ATGAACAAAGAAGCACCGCTCTCAATTGCCGAGCGCGACTTCATCCTCAATGCTCTGCGTGAGGATGTAAGACTCGATGGCCGTCAGGCCGATCAATTCCGTCCCTTAAATGTGTCGTTCGGCGAAGAATACGGGCATGTGAAGGTCCAGCTTGGCAAGACCAG CCTCATTGTCCGCATCTCGTCTGAAGTTACGAAACCCCATGATGACCGTCCATTCGATGGAATCTTTACTATTGCCCTGGAGTTGACGGCTATGGGCTCTCCCGCTTGGGAGAATGGCCG ACAGGGCGACCTTGAGACATATGTGTCCAACGTCTTAGACAGGGTGATCCGTCATTCGAATGCCCTTGATACGGAATCGCTTTGCGTTTTGAAGGGTGTCAGCTGCTGGAATGTTCGGGCAGACGTGCACATCACAAACTACGATGGCAACCTGATTGATGCGGCCTGTATTGGAGTTATGGCGGGCCTTCAGCATTTCCGTCGGCCAGATGCCGTCGTCAAGGACGGTCAAGTGATCGTCTACGGAGTCGACGAGCGGGTCCCAGTCGCATTGAATATCACCCACAAACCATTATCGGTCACATTTCATACCTTTGATGAAGGAAAGCGGGTCATTGTGGATGCCACtcggaaagaagagcaggCCTCTGAGGCGGACGTGGTCATGGGCCTGAATAATGCAGGCGATGTGTGCTACCTCTCGAAGTTCTCTGGGTCCCCGGTTAGTGCCATGGTGTTCGTGAATAAGTCATCCGTTGCACTTGAGAAAGTGAAGGAGATCAACGGCATCATTGACAAGGCGCTACAAGCTGACCTTGCAAAACGGGCTAAGGGCGGCTTGATAGAGGAGTCTAGAGCAACGAACGATCGGTAG